A single window of Mycobacterium sp. ITM-2016-00318 DNA harbors:
- a CDS encoding alpha/beta fold hydrolase — MPTITTNDGVEIFFKDWGSGQPIVFSHGWPLSADDWDNQMLFFLSKGYRVIAHDRRGHGRSSQVADNHDMDHYADDLAAVVEHLDLHDAIHIGHSTGGGEVAHYLARHGESRAVKAALISAVPPLMVKTDANPEGLPKAVFDDLQAQLAANRSVFYRDLPSGPFYGFNRPGVESSEAIVENWWRQGMMGGAKAHYDGIVTFSQTDFTEDLKKITIPVLVMHSEDDQIVPYVAAGPKSAELLANGILKTYKDLPHGMPTIHADVINADLLKFLQS; from the coding sequence ATGCCCACCATCACCACGAACGACGGCGTCGAGATCTTCTTCAAGGACTGGGGCTCGGGTCAGCCGATCGTCTTCAGCCACGGCTGGCCGCTGTCGGCCGACGACTGGGACAACCAGATGCTGTTCTTCCTGTCGAAGGGCTACCGCGTGATCGCGCACGACCGGCGCGGCCATGGACGGTCCTCGCAAGTCGCCGACAACCACGACATGGACCATTACGCCGACGATCTCGCGGCCGTCGTCGAGCACCTCGACCTGCACGACGCGATCCACATCGGGCATTCGACAGGCGGCGGCGAGGTCGCGCACTATCTGGCCCGCCACGGCGAGAGTCGTGCGGTGAAGGCGGCGCTCATCAGCGCGGTGCCGCCGTTGATGGTGAAGACCGACGCCAACCCCGAGGGACTGCCGAAGGCCGTATTCGACGATCTGCAGGCCCAACTCGCCGCGAACCGTTCGGTGTTCTACCGCGATCTGCCATCGGGCCCGTTCTACGGTTTCAACCGCCCCGGCGTCGAGTCGTCGGAGGCGATCGTCGAGAACTGGTGGCGGCAGGGAATGATGGGCGGAGCCAAGGCGCACTACGACGGCATCGTCACGTTCTCGCAGACCGATTTCACCGAGGACCTGAAGAAGATCACGATCCCCGTCCTGGTCATGCACAGCGAGGACGACCAGATAGTCCCGTATGTGGCGGCAGGACCGAAGTCGGCCGAGTTACTGGCCAACGGAATCCTCAAGACCTACAAGGACCTTCCGCACGGCATGCCGACAATCCACGCCGACGTCATCAACGCCGACCTGCTGAAGTTCTTGCAGTCCTAG
- a CDS encoding forkhead-associated protein has product MGQSVPQDDSSIIVSLSEAAMHMYSAAIDALPFAEDKKFHKRADVVLEGMRKLRTALADAASTSRPSSAVIVELSNVRRRYDLLIEHAAAAPGSSLGQQLYVTRVHAKLSAEEVANGAGLPTRLPDELEAGGTPNDDQAAKIRDTIVALGGVPGTEHHLYHDPEPGNDESEHHDHDEHHVNGHEEQFAEEHAG; this is encoded by the coding sequence ATGGGACAGTCCGTGCCACAAGACGATTCGTCGATCATCGTCAGCCTTTCCGAGGCGGCGATGCACATGTACAGCGCCGCCATCGACGCGTTGCCGTTCGCCGAGGACAAGAAATTTCACAAGCGGGCCGATGTCGTGCTGGAGGGGATGCGCAAGCTGCGCACCGCCCTGGCCGACGCAGCAAGCACAAGCAGGCCGTCATCCGCGGTGATCGTGGAGCTCAGCAATGTTCGGCGGCGTTACGACCTCCTGATAGAGCACGCCGCGGCGGCACCGGGGTCGAGCCTCGGGCAGCAGCTGTACGTCACCCGTGTGCACGCCAAGCTGTCGGCCGAAGAAGTCGCCAACGGCGCCGGGCTGCCCACCCGCCTGCCCGACGAGTTGGAGGCGGGCGGCACGCCGAACGATGACCAGGCAGCAAAGATCAGGGACACGATCGTCGCGCTCGGCGGCGTGCCGGGCACCGAGCATCACCTCTACCACGATCCCGAGCCCGGCAATGACGAGTCGGAACACCACGACCACGACGAGCATCACGTCAACGGTCACGAAGAACAGTTCGCCGAAGAGCACGCCGGCTGA
- a CDS encoding acyl-CoA dehydrogenase family protein has product MAEELADQPRNQAEELADQPRNQAEELADQPRNQAEFIFTDEQAQLRAAVRKFCAENFDEQSVRNLMESDPPFDPKVWARLGAELGVLGLSVPEADGGVGGTLVDQAVAVEELGASLACGPLFGTVFLSIPALVAASASQARDGLLADLVEGGRTAAFAVPDHAGALGDVTVTVDGDALTGTVERVVDAGAADVLLVAARNSDGIVLYAVDASASGVQRTPLGTLDLTRPQATVELSGAAGIVVAGADEADRVITHALQVGSALLAVEQVGAGQHLLDLSVSYAKSRLQFGRPIGSFQAVKHKLADLLLDLEHARSTAYHAVWALADGTDDPALAVSIAQATASAALAKIAADTVQVHGGIGFTWEHQAHLYFKRATTDAALLGSAEEHRSRVAELVLDTAKVDRMPRVADGTLA; this is encoded by the coding sequence GTGGCTGAGGAGCTTGCGGATCAGCCCCGCAATCAGGCTGAGGAGCTTGCGGATCAGCCCCGCAATCAGGCTGAGGAGCTTGCGGATCAGCCCCGCAATCAGGCTGAGTTCATCTTCACCGACGAGCAGGCACAGCTGCGTGCGGCGGTGCGCAAGTTCTGTGCGGAGAACTTCGACGAGCAGTCGGTGCGCAACCTGATGGAGTCCGACCCTCCGTTCGACCCGAAGGTGTGGGCGCGGCTCGGCGCCGAACTCGGTGTGCTCGGCCTCTCTGTTCCTGAGGCCGACGGCGGTGTGGGCGGCACGCTCGTCGACCAGGCGGTCGCCGTCGAGGAATTGGGCGCATCGCTGGCGTGCGGCCCTCTGTTCGGCACCGTGTTCCTGTCGATTCCGGCCCTGGTAGCGGCGTCTGCGAGCCAGGCGCGTGACGGCCTGCTGGCCGATCTGGTGGAGGGCGGACGCACCGCGGCCTTCGCCGTGCCGGACCATGCAGGCGCGCTGGGCGACGTGACGGTGACCGTCGACGGTGATGCGCTGACCGGCACCGTCGAGCGGGTCGTCGACGCGGGTGCGGCCGACGTCCTGCTGGTGGCCGCGCGGAACTCCGACGGGATCGTGCTGTACGCCGTCGACGCCTCGGCGTCGGGTGTGCAACGCACGCCGCTGGGCACCCTCGACCTGACCCGACCCCAGGCGACCGTCGAGTTGTCCGGCGCAGCCGGCATTGTCGTCGCCGGTGCCGACGAGGCCGACCGCGTCATCACCCACGCGCTGCAGGTCGGTTCGGCGCTGCTGGCCGTCGAGCAGGTCGGCGCGGGTCAGCACCTGCTCGACCTGTCGGTCTCCTACGCGAAGTCGCGACTTCAGTTCGGCAGGCCGATCGGGTCGTTCCAGGCCGTCAAGCACAAGCTTGCGGACCTGCTCCTCGATCTCGAGCACGCCCGCTCGACGGCGTACCACGCGGTGTGGGCACTGGCGGACGGCACCGACGATCCCGCACTCGCGGTGAGCATCGCGCAGGCCACCGCGTCAGCGGCGCTGGCCAAGATCGCCGCGGACACCGTCCAGGTGCACGGCGGCATCGGCTTCACGTGGGAGCACCAGGCACACCTGTACTTCAAGCGCGCCACCACCGACGCCGCGCTGCTGGGCAGTGCAGAGGAGCACCGGTCACGGGTTGCCGAGCTTGTGCTCGACACCGCGAAAGTCGACCGGATGCCGCGGGTGGCCGACGGCACGCTCGCCTGA
- a CDS encoding DMT family transporter: MRPIASRSLLPGWTIPIVFIVGAVSQYVGAAIGVFLFETTQPSTVAWLRIAAAAVALVAWRRPWRHRWSRRQAGVALMFGLVTTAMNVAFYEAMARIPMGTAVAIEFLGPVAVAALGSRRGRDVLSVALASVGVVLLAGVEFDGNLAGVLFALAAAAMWTGYILLGKRVADAGSGLDSLAVGMALAAIVTAPVILVPQAAVDASVFGDPRTWLLGVCIGLLSTAIPYVLDQLVLVQIGSAKFALLLALLPVTASLIGVVVLRQVPTPPEIAGIALVVVALLLGARESPQTQTQTPP; encoded by the coding sequence TTGCGTCCCATCGCTTCTCGATCGCTGCTGCCGGGATGGACGATCCCGATCGTCTTCATCGTCGGGGCCGTCTCCCAGTATGTCGGCGCCGCCATCGGCGTCTTCCTGTTCGAGACCACCCAACCGTCGACCGTCGCATGGTTGCGAATTGCGGCTGCGGCCGTCGCGCTCGTGGCGTGGCGCAGGCCGTGGCGCCACCGATGGAGTCGGCGGCAAGCCGGTGTCGCATTGATGTTCGGCCTCGTGACGACCGCCATGAACGTCGCCTTCTACGAAGCGATGGCACGGATCCCGATGGGCACCGCCGTCGCCATCGAGTTTCTCGGTCCGGTCGCCGTTGCAGCGCTGGGATCGCGGCGCGGCAGGGACGTCCTCTCCGTTGCACTGGCGTCGGTCGGCGTGGTGCTGCTGGCAGGAGTGGAGTTCGACGGCAACCTCGCGGGCGTGCTGTTCGCCTTGGCGGCCGCGGCGATGTGGACCGGCTACATCCTGCTCGGTAAACGGGTGGCCGATGCCGGCTCCGGACTGGACTCGCTCGCGGTCGGAATGGCGCTGGCCGCCATCGTCACCGCCCCCGTCATCCTCGTTCCGCAGGCCGCCGTCGACGCTTCGGTGTTCGGCGACCCGCGGACATGGCTGCTCGGCGTCTGTATCGGCCTGCTGTCCACCGCGATTCCCTACGTGCTCGATCAGCTCGTCCTGGTGCAGATCGGCAGTGCCAAGTTCGCCCTTCTGCTGGCGCTGCTGCCGGTCACTGCGTCGCTGATCGGGGTCGTGGTGCTGCGCCAGGTGCCGACGCCGCCCGAGATCGCGGGCATCGCGCTCGTCGTCGTCGCGCTGCTCCTCGGCGCTCGGGAGTCGCCGCAAACGCAAACGCAGACACCGCCGTAG
- a CDS encoding SDR family NAD(P)-dependent oxidoreductase has product MTAEWTTDRLGDLAGKRVVVTGATNGVGLGTARALVRAGAHVVMAVRNTELGAQRAKEIGGSTSIAQVDLADLSSVRAFADAFDDDVDILINNAGMLTADRQETVDGFETTIGTNLLGPFALTNLIFPKVRSQIINVGSQAHRGATLRLDDMHLRTSKWTSMGAYARSKLAVMLWGLELDRRLRAADSPVVSQLTHPGWVSSNLSSISDSPLITVADKVVKRLANVFGNDIDAGAATSLYCISEPIPPGAYVGIEGRWGLKGGPVLIGRSAVACDYDAAAKLFEFAEKETGTTLPV; this is encoded by the coding sequence GTGACAGCGGAGTGGACCACGGACCGGCTGGGCGATCTTGCAGGTAAGCGCGTCGTCGTGACCGGTGCGACCAATGGGGTCGGTCTCGGCACCGCCCGAGCGCTCGTCAGGGCCGGCGCACACGTCGTCATGGCGGTGCGCAACACCGAGCTCGGTGCCCAGCGCGCGAAGGAGATCGGCGGTTCCACGTCCATCGCACAGGTCGACCTGGCCGACCTGTCGTCGGTGCGGGCGTTCGCCGACGCGTTCGACGACGACGTCGACATCCTGATCAACAACGCGGGCATGCTCACTGCGGACCGCCAGGAGACCGTCGATGGGTTCGAAACGACCATCGGCACAAACCTTCTCGGCCCATTCGCGCTGACGAACCTCATCTTCCCGAAGGTTCGTTCGCAGATCATCAACGTCGGTTCGCAGGCGCACCGCGGAGCCACCTTGCGGCTCGACGACATGCACCTGCGCACCAGCAAGTGGACATCGATGGGCGCATATGCGCGGTCGAAGCTCGCCGTGATGTTGTGGGGTCTGGAGCTCGATCGCCGTCTGCGGGCGGCGGATTCGCCCGTCGTCAGCCAGCTGACCCATCCGGGATGGGTGTCGTCGAACCTCTCGAGCATCTCCGACAGCCCGCTCATCACCGTCGCCGACAAGGTCGTCAAGCGGTTGGCCAACGTCTTCGGCAACGACATCGACGCGGGCGCGGCGACGAGCCTTTACTGCATCAGCGAGCCGATACCGCCCGGTGCCTACGTCGGCATCGAAGGCAGGTGGGGCCTCAAGGGAGGACCCGTGCTGATCGGGCGGTCAGCGGTGGCCTGCGATTATGATGCCGCCGCCAAACTCTTCGAGTTCGCCGAAAAAGAAACCGGCACAACGCTTCCCGTCTAG
- a CDS encoding FAD-dependent oxidoreductase: MSRHRVVIAGLGDSGVLTAIRLAKDFDVVGISAKPALVSGQELGWRLSRPEEWARANWIPFDRFRALDRVRTVHGTLIGVDLDARIVTVRGDDGASIHEHFDALVISTGVTNGFWRTPNLQSHKEIGEDLRHAHTRLTDAGSVIVVGGGAAAISSAAQIATTWPDKRVDLYFPGQRALPSHHPGIWEKVRRRLGDAGVGLHPGHRAVIPAGFDCDEITGEPVEWSTGQPPSSADAVVWAIGRVRPNTDWLPAELLDERGFVTVTPQLQVPGHPNVFAVGDVAATDPLRSSARNRGDGILAYNVKAAYAGKPLRAYRAPKRRWGSVLGVQPNGLEVFTPKGQAFRFPAWSFDRVLMPVIVRWGIYRGVRDNRPINLTP; encoded by the coding sequence ATCAGCCGCCACCGCGTCGTCATCGCCGGACTTGGCGACAGCGGCGTCCTCACCGCCATCCGGCTGGCCAAAGACTTCGACGTCGTTGGCATATCGGCCAAGCCCGCATTGGTCAGCGGTCAGGAACTCGGCTGGCGGCTGTCGCGGCCCGAGGAATGGGCCAGAGCCAACTGGATTCCGTTCGACCGGTTCAGGGCGCTCGACCGGGTGCGCACCGTGCACGGCACGCTCATCGGTGTGGACCTGGATGCCCGCATCGTCACCGTCCGTGGTGACGACGGTGCCAGTATTCACGAGCACTTCGATGCCCTCGTCATCTCGACCGGTGTCACGAATGGCTTCTGGCGCACACCGAACTTGCAGTCGCACAAGGAGATCGGCGAAGACCTGCGCCACGCGCACACCCGGCTGACCGACGCCGGATCCGTCATCGTCGTCGGTGGTGGCGCCGCCGCGATCAGCAGCGCGGCCCAGATCGCCACCACGTGGCCCGACAAACGGGTCGACCTGTACTTTCCCGGCCAGCGCGCGCTGCCCTCGCACCACCCCGGAATCTGGGAGAAGGTGCGGCGGCGGCTCGGCGACGCCGGCGTGGGACTACATCCCGGCCACCGCGCTGTGATACCCGCAGGCTTCGACTGCGACGAGATCACCGGCGAGCCCGTCGAATGGAGCACCGGGCAGCCGCCGTCCTCGGCCGATGCGGTGGTGTGGGCGATCGGCCGGGTTCGGCCCAACACGGACTGGCTGCCCGCCGAACTCCTCGACGAGCGGGGCTTCGTCACGGTGACTCCGCAGCTGCAGGTGCCCGGCCACCCGAACGTGTTCGCGGTCGGCGACGTCGCGGCGACCGACCCGCTGCGCAGCTCGGCCCGGAACCGGGGCGACGGAATTCTCGCCTACAACGTGAAGGCCGCATACGCGGGTAAGCCGCTGCGCGCCTACCGGGCGCCGAAGCGGCGCTGGGGCTCGGTGCTCGGTGTCCAGCCGAACGGCCTCGAGGTCTTCACCCCCAAAGGGCAGGCGTTCCGTTTCCCCGCCTGGTCGTTCGACCGGGTGCTGATGCCGGTGATCGTGCGCTGGGGCATCTACCGCGGCGTCCGCGACAACCGACCGATTAACCTGACCCCGTGA
- a CDS encoding DNA polymerase domain-containing protein: MGAESEERAGVTLTNLDQPLSPDAGATKRDLVDYLDAVADRMLPTLADRPLTVLRVLRGQKPFMQKNVPKYTPDWVKTVPMWAEASKREVHYALCDDRRTLLWFANQRAVEYHPTLGLADNIYRPTHMVLDLDPPSDDDFAAVVAVAHLVRQALMDSGLSGAVKTSGAKGIHVFVPIDDAAPVDDVAAATRALAARAEALDPSVATTAFIVADRGGKVFVDSTRAGGATVAAAYSPRLRRGTPVSFPLDWSDLDRANPGDFTVHTAIEALGGHDPWADSMPEPQRLPADLIEQGRTIPVARVAAMHEGKRRARARRQKA; encoded by the coding sequence ATGGGCGCTGAAAGCGAGGAGCGCGCGGGGGTCACGCTCACCAACCTCGACCAACCGCTGAGCCCGGACGCCGGCGCCACCAAACGCGACCTCGTCGACTACCTTGACGCGGTCGCGGACAGGATGCTGCCGACTCTGGCCGACCGGCCGCTGACCGTGCTTCGGGTGCTGCGCGGCCAGAAGCCGTTCATGCAGAAGAACGTGCCGAAGTACACGCCGGACTGGGTGAAGACCGTCCCGATGTGGGCCGAGGCGTCGAAGCGGGAAGTGCACTACGCGTTGTGCGATGACCGGAGGACGCTGTTGTGGTTCGCCAACCAGCGTGCGGTCGAGTACCACCCGACGTTGGGCCTGGCCGACAACATCTACCGGCCGACTCACATGGTGCTCGATCTCGATCCGCCCAGCGACGACGACTTCGCCGCCGTGGTCGCGGTCGCGCATCTGGTCCGGCAGGCGCTGATGGACAGCGGGTTGTCGGGCGCGGTGAAGACGAGCGGCGCCAAGGGGATTCACGTGTTCGTGCCGATCGACGACGCCGCGCCCGTCGACGACGTCGCAGCAGCCACGCGCGCGCTGGCGGCGCGGGCCGAGGCACTCGATCCTTCCGTGGCCACAACGGCGTTCATCGTCGCGGACCGCGGCGGCAAGGTTTTCGTCGACTCCACCCGCGCAGGGGGCGCCACCGTCGCGGCCGCCTACAGCCCGCGCCTGCGCCGGGGCACCCCGGTGTCGTTTCCGCTCGACTGGTCGGACCTCGACCGCGCGAACCCCGGCGACTTCACGGTGCACACCGCGATCGAGGCGCTCGGCGGACACGACCCGTGGGCGGATTCGATGCCCGAACCTCAGCGGCTACCGGCAGATCTGATCGAGCAGGGGCGCACCATTCCCGTCGCCCGGGTGGCCGCGATGCACGAAGGCAAGCGCCGCGCCCGCGCGCGCCGTCAGAAGGCGTAG
- a CDS encoding HNH endonuclease signature motif containing protein: MSSVGLDKRIDEMSAMFEAALAEPVDGTAAERAAAAQKWEVFKRRCAVMDHRIVVSLGELPVEELGEPSMAAALSTLLRISREEANRRIKEAKDLGPRVALTGEPLDPMLSNTAAAQLRGDIGFEHVKIIRKFFKDLPGFVDHDTREAAETQLAELACGLGPDQLRKAADRLAMILDQDGELSDADRAKRSYFTKGRQRADGMSEFRGCADAELSALLDAVFAKWAAPGMCNPDDEAPGVDGEPSLEAIRKDLRTAGQRNHDALKALCRALLASGQLGSHKGLPMTMVVSTTLKELQSGAGHAVTGGGTLLPMREVIKQAAAAHQYLCVFDDHTAEALYLGRAKRLASKAQRLVLYARDRGCTFPGCTAPAYHSEAHHRNGDWSQGGLTNIDDLTLACGTDNRRVKPGGWTTRTRADGRTEWLPPPNLDTGQRRVNNYHHPERYLIPDEHATENSEGDEDGESDKP; encoded by the coding sequence ATGAGTTCGGTTGGCCTTGATAAGCGCATCGATGAGATGAGCGCGATGTTTGAGGCGGCGCTCGCCGAACCTGTGGACGGAACGGCTGCTGAGCGCGCTGCCGCGGCCCAAAAGTGGGAGGTCTTCAAACGTCGGTGCGCGGTAATGGATCACCGCATCGTGGTCTCGCTGGGGGAGCTGCCGGTTGAGGAGTTGGGTGAACCGTCGATGGCCGCGGCGTTGTCCACGCTGTTACGGATCTCGCGCGAGGAAGCAAACCGCCGGATCAAGGAAGCCAAGGATCTGGGGCCGCGCGTGGCGCTGACCGGCGAGCCGCTGGATCCGATGCTGTCCAACACCGCGGCTGCGCAGCTGCGCGGCGACATCGGGTTCGAACACGTGAAGATCATCCGGAAGTTCTTCAAAGACTTGCCTGGTTTCGTCGATCACGACACCCGCGAAGCCGCCGAAACCCAACTCGCCGAGTTGGCGTGCGGGCTGGGGCCCGACCAATTACGCAAGGCCGCTGACCGGCTGGCGATGATCCTCGACCAAGACGGCGAACTATCAGACGCCGACCGGGCCAAGCGCAGCTACTTCACCAAGGGCAGGCAGCGGGCCGACGGCATGAGCGAGTTTCGCGGTTGCGCGGATGCCGAACTGTCCGCACTGCTCGACGCGGTGTTCGCCAAGTGGGCGGCACCGGGGATGTGCAACCCCGATGACGAAGCCCCCGGTGTGGACGGCGAGCCCAGCCTTGAAGCGATCAGAAAAGACCTACGCACCGCCGGGCAGCGCAATCACGACGCCCTCAAAGCCCTCTGCCGAGCCTTGTTGGCCTCCGGGCAACTCGGCAGCCACAAGGGACTGCCGATGACGATGGTCGTCTCCACGACTCTCAAAGAGCTGCAATCCGGTGCAGGTCATGCCGTCACCGGCGGCGGCACCCTGCTGCCGATGCGCGAGGTCATCAAGCAAGCCGCCGCGGCCCACCAGTACCTGTGCGTGTTCGACGACCACACCGCAGAGGCGCTGTATCTGGGCCGGGCGAAACGACTCGCCTCCAAGGCCCAACGCCTCGTGCTCTACGCCCGCGACCGCGGCTGCACATTCCCCGGCTGCACCGCACCGGCGTATCACAGCGAGGCACACCACCGCAACGGCGACTGGTCCCAGGGCGGACTGACCAACATCGACGACCTCACACTGGCCTGCGGCACAGACAACCGCCGCGTCAAACCCGGCGGCTGGACAACCCGCACCCGCGCCGACGGCCGCACCGAATGGCTGCCACCGCCGAACCTCGACACCGGGCAGCGACGCGTCAACAACTACCACCACCCCGAGCGCTACCTCATCCCCGACGAACACGCCACCGAAAACAGCGAGGGCGACGAAGACGGCGAGAGCGACAAACCCTAG